The following coding sequences are from one Triticum aestivum cultivar Chinese Spring chromosome 5A, IWGSC CS RefSeq v2.1, whole genome shotgun sequence window:
- the LOC123108200 gene encoding glycine-rich protein A3 encodes MDGGKDKGAGGYSGYPGGYPAPAGYPGYPVPVSSYPPAPGYAAPPGQYAPPPGAYPQPGGYQPPNVAYPPNGYPATAGYPQYPTAHPPAGYPAQGPPMQVPPYGHAPMYGGGGHGVAGGMIAGGAVAAGAVYGAHKVSHGGAHGMYGHGNHHGKFKHGKFKHGKFGKHKKMYGRKWK; translated from the exons ATGGACGGTGGAAAGGACAAAGGTGCGGGTGGGTACAGCGGGTACCCTGGTGGCTACCCTGCTCCGGCGGGATATCCCGGTTACCCTGTTCCGGTAAGCTCGTATCCGCCGGCGCCCGGATATGCTGCTCCACCTGGGCAGTATGCGCCACCTCCCGGCGCGTACCCTCAGCCCGGGGGTTATCAACCGCCGAACGTTGCGTATCCCCCGAATGGGTACCCCGCCACCGCTGGGTATCCACAATATCCTACGGCCCACCCTCCAGCTGGTTATCCCGCTCAAGGGCCACCAATGCAGGTTCCTCCTTATG GTCACGCTCCTATGTACGGGGGAGGCGGCCATGGCGTAGCAGGCGGCATGATtgccggcggcgcggtggcggcaggCGCAGTATATGGAGCTCACAAGGTGTCGCACGGCGGCGCCCACGGGATGTACGGCCACGGTAACCACCACGGCAAGTTCAAGCATGGCAAGTTCAAGCACGGCAAGTTTGGCAAGCACAAGAAGATGTACGGGCGCAAGTGGAAGTGA